A region of uncultured Anaeromusa sp. DNA encodes the following proteins:
- a CDS encoding thioredoxin family protein yields MKKIAILGPGCANCKKLEANTREALASLGMEAEVVKITDMNEIAEFGLVRTPAIAVDGKLVSNGKVLEADKIAALLQK; encoded by the coding sequence ATGAAGAAAATTGCTATTTTGGGTCCTGGGTGTGCAAATTGTAAGAAGCTTGAAGCGAATACGCGAGAAGCGTTGGCTTCTCTTGGTATGGAAGCGGAAGTGGTAAAAATCACGGATATGAATGAAATTGCGGAATTTGGCTTGGTGAGGACCCCTGCCATTGCGGTAGATGGTAAATTGGTATCTAACGGTAAAGTATTGGAAGCGGATAAAATAGCGGCGTTGCTGCAAAAATAA
- the arsA gene encoding arsenical pump-driving ATPase, whose product MKTFPLYQASVATGLKYLFFTGKGGVGKTSIACATAVSLADTGKKVLLVSTDPASNLQDVFGRDLDGKGVAIAEVPGLVVANLNPEEAAREYRESVIGPYRGKLPESVLQNMEEQLSGSCTVEIAAFNEFSRFITDDALQQKYDHILFDTAPTGHTLRMLQLPSAWSSFISESTHGASCLGQLAGLEEQKDMYKQAVATLADGTLTALVLVTRPEESPLKEAARSSMELRDLGIKNQLLVVNGVVSGDVVDDELAQSMQGKQQEALSSMPADLAGIPPYSIPLRAYNVTGLDNIRAMLKPEQPRADQEETVELLKDLPALRTLIDSLYNTGKKVIFTMGKGGVGKTTLAAAIALGLAQKGAKVQLTTTDPAAHLEFVLSKAKGITLSRIDEEKELEAYRQEVLAKAAENMGGDDLAYIEEDLRSPCTQEIAVFRAFAEIVAKAGDEVVVIDTAPTGHTLLLLDATQSYHHEVERTQGQETPLSVQQLLPRLRNEAETEVVIVTLPEATPVFEAERLSDDLARAGIHNNWWIVNASFRATNTTHPLLRARALSEANWIERVAERSKGHYAVIPWKKRELKDEVLLELLQ is encoded by the coding sequence ATGAAAACCTTTCCTCTTTATCAAGCTAGTGTCGCTACAGGACTTAAATATTTATTTTTCACCGGCAAAGGCGGTGTTGGAAAAACTTCAATCGCTTGTGCTACCGCGGTATCCTTGGCGGATACAGGCAAGAAGGTGCTGCTGGTTAGCACCGATCCGGCGTCCAATCTGCAGGATGTGTTCGGCCGGGATTTGGATGGCAAAGGAGTTGCTATTGCTGAAGTGCCAGGCTTGGTAGTGGCCAATCTGAATCCGGAAGAAGCGGCTCGCGAGTACCGCGAGTCGGTTATTGGACCCTATCGGGGTAAACTGCCGGAGTCGGTCTTGCAAAATATGGAAGAGCAGCTTTCCGGCTCTTGTACCGTTGAAATTGCCGCCTTTAATGAGTTTTCTCGCTTCATCACTGACGATGCTTTGCAGCAAAAATACGATCATATTTTGTTTGATACAGCTCCTACTGGGCATACGTTGCGGATGCTGCAACTTCCTTCGGCATGGAGTTCTTTCATTAGTGAAAGCACACATGGCGCATCCTGCCTAGGACAGCTGGCTGGCTTAGAAGAGCAGAAAGACATGTACAAGCAGGCCGTTGCTACTTTGGCGGACGGAACCTTGACCGCGCTTGTCTTGGTAACCAGGCCGGAAGAGTCGCCGTTGAAAGAAGCGGCTCGTTCGTCTATGGAATTGCGTGATTTAGGTATTAAAAATCAGTTGCTGGTAGTGAATGGCGTGGTGTCCGGAGACGTAGTTGATGACGAGCTGGCTCAATCCATGCAGGGAAAGCAACAAGAAGCCTTGTCTTCTATGCCTGCGGATTTAGCCGGCATTCCTCCTTATAGCATTCCTTTACGAGCGTATAATGTGACTGGCCTCGACAATATTCGCGCCATGCTTAAGCCGGAACAACCAAGAGCAGATCAGGAAGAAACGGTAGAACTCTTAAAGGATTTGCCAGCGCTGCGTACATTGATAGATAGCTTGTATAATACAGGCAAGAAGGTTATTTTTACCATGGGCAAAGGCGGAGTTGGGAAAACGACACTGGCTGCGGCAATTGCGTTGGGATTAGCGCAAAAAGGCGCTAAAGTGCAGCTTACCACAACTGACCCGGCGGCTCACTTGGAGTTCGTATTAAGCAAAGCAAAAGGCATCACGCTCAGCAGAATTGACGAAGAAAAAGAATTAGAGGCTTATCGGCAGGAAGTTTTAGCCAAAGCGGCTGAAAATATGGGCGGAGACGATCTGGCGTACATTGAGGAAGATCTTCGTTCCCCTTGTACACAGGAAATCGCTGTATTCAGGGCTTTTGCCGAGATTGTCGCTAAAGCGGGCGATGAGGTGGTAGTAATTGATACAGCGCCTACAGGGCATACACTGTTGCTGTTAGATGCTACGCAAAGCTATCATCATGAAGTAGAACGCACGCAGGGGCAGGAAACGCCGCTGTCGGTGCAGCAATTGCTTCCGCGCTTGCGCAATGAGGCGGAAACAGAAGTGGTTATCGTTACGTTGCCGGAAGCAACACCTGTATTTGAAGCCGAGCGTCTGTCTGACGATTTAGCTCGTGCTGGCATTCATAACAACTGGTGGATCGTCAATGCCAGCTTTAGGGCGACGAACACTACGCACCCGCTACTGAGAGCCAGAGCGCTTTCGGAAGCCAATTGGATTGAACGGGTAGCCGAACGATCTAAAGGACACTATGCGGTTATTCCTTGGAAAAAAAGAGAGCTAAAAGATGAAGTGCTGTTAGAATTGCTGCAGTAA
- a CDS encoding metalloregulator ArsR/SmtB family transcription factor — protein MLEVLKALGDESRLRIVHLLLQGPLCVCELEYVLQMSQTNVSRHLAKLKQANVVQNIKQGQWVNYQMDGMFLATEAKLVAFLQEKFASASSFQEDLRALLAHQIEHNSECSPSRKNLQEKSNQKGVV, from the coding sequence ATGCTAGAAGTGTTAAAAGCGCTTGGCGACGAGAGTCGGCTGCGTATAGTCCATCTTTTACTGCAAGGTCCTTTGTGTGTATGCGAGCTGGAATATGTGCTGCAAATGAGCCAAACCAATGTGTCACGGCATTTGGCAAAATTGAAGCAGGCTAATGTAGTGCAAAACATTAAACAAGGGCAATGGGTTAATTATCAGATGGATGGGATGTTTCTAGCTACTGAAGCGAAACTGGTTGCTTTTTTACAAGAAAAGTTTGCCAGTGCATCCTCTTTTCAAGAAGATCTCCGTGCCTTATTGGCTCATCAAATTGAACATAATAGTGAATGTAGTCCTTCCCGAAAAAATTTACAAGAGAAGTCTAATCAAAAAGGAGTTGTCTAG
- a CDS encoding metalloregulator ArsR/SmtB family transcription factor: protein MAEAMVTQMMADMFKALSHPLRVKIIQTVGDKEQCACELVRQLGIEQSNLSQHLSILKVRGLLTSRKEGQKVFYRVLFPEILEVLGSAEKTLREQIQHRQRLLTLLK, encoded by the coding sequence GTGGCAGAAGCGATGGTAACGCAGATGATGGCGGATATGTTTAAAGCGCTTTCGCATCCACTGCGAGTAAAAATTATTCAAACAGTAGGCGATAAAGAGCAGTGCGCTTGCGAATTAGTCCGTCAACTGGGAATTGAGCAATCGAACTTATCGCAGCATTTAAGCATACTAAAAGTCAGAGGGCTTTTGACTTCGCGCAAAGAAGGACAAAAAGTATTTTATCGGGTGTTGTTTCCAGAGATATTGGAAGTGCTTGGTTCGGCGGAAAAAACGCTTAGAGAACAAATTCAGCATCGCCAGAGGCTATTGACATTGCTGAAGTAA
- a CDS encoding ArsB/NhaD family transporter yields the protein MLFYGSILIFVITYALIIWEKYHRMVVAMSGGSIMLLFGFLKQDTAIKEAIDFNTLGLLIGMMILVTITRRTGVFEAVAIWAVTVTKGYPLRLLALLSVITAGASALLDNVTTVLLIVPITITLTDKLNINPIPFLISEIIASNIGGTATLIGDPPNIMIGSATGLSFNAFASNLAPVSIIILLVTLLLLIFLYRKDLQVEEKDRLQVLKLNYKDEIKDSALLKKSLLVLGLTLSGFVFHSVLHLDSATVAMSGAIFLLLISKEEPEEILLNVEWSTIFFFVGLFVLVGGLKASGVVGALAQWGLAMTHGQVMETALLVLWLSAIASAFIDNIPFVATMIPMLQEMAQLSGGNWEPVWWSLSLGACLGGNGTLIGAAANVVVAGIAEKNAILLSFKHYLKIAFPLMLGSILISHVYVYLRYF from the coding sequence ATGTTATTTTATGGGTCGATTTTGATTTTTGTTATTACGTACGCCTTGATTATTTGGGAAAAGTATCATCGGATGGTTGTAGCTATGAGCGGCGGGAGCATTATGTTGCTATTTGGTTTCTTAAAACAAGACACTGCAATTAAAGAGGCAATTGACTTTAACACGTTGGGCTTATTGATTGGCATGATGATTTTGGTAACTATTACTCGGAGGACAGGTGTGTTTGAAGCTGTAGCCATATGGGCTGTAACCGTGACTAAAGGCTATCCTCTTCGCCTATTGGCTCTTTTATCTGTAATCACAGCTGGCGCATCTGCCCTACTTGACAATGTTACTACGGTTTTGCTAATTGTGCCGATTACCATTACCCTAACGGACAAGCTTAATATTAATCCGATTCCCTTTTTGATTTCGGAAATTATTGCGTCCAATATTGGAGGGACAGCAACACTTATTGGAGATCCGCCGAATATTATGATTGGTAGCGCTACTGGATTAAGTTTTAATGCCTTTGCCAGTAACTTAGCGCCTGTGAGTATTATCATTTTATTGGTAACTCTGCTGCTTTTAATCTTCTTATATCGAAAGGATTTACAGGTAGAAGAAAAAGATCGGCTTCAAGTATTGAAGTTGAACTATAAAGACGAGATTAAAGATAGCGCCCTTTTGAAAAAGTCATTGCTGGTCTTGGGGCTAACGCTAAGCGGCTTTGTTTTCCATAGTGTTTTGCATTTGGATTCCGCAACGGTAGCGATGTCAGGTGCCATATTTTTGCTGCTGATTAGTAAGGAAGAGCCCGAAGAGATATTGCTGAATGTGGAATGGTCAACTATCTTTTTCTTTGTTGGTTTGTTTGTTCTCGTCGGAGGCCTAAAAGCAAGTGGTGTTGTTGGGGCGCTAGCACAATGGGGATTGGCGATGACACACGGGCAAGTCATGGAAACCGCATTGTTAGTGTTGTGGTTATCAGCGATTGCCTCGGCTTTTATTGATAATATTCCTTTTGTGGCAACAATGATTCCGATGCTACAAGAAATGGCTCAATTATCGGGAGGTAATTGGGAACCAGTATGGTGGTCTTTATCTCTAGGCGCTTGCTTGGGAGGAAATGGAACGTTGATAGGGGCTGCTGCAAATGTAGTTGTGGCAGGGATTGCTGAAAAAAATGCCATTTTGCTTTCTTTTAAGCACTATTTGAAAATTGCTTTTCCGCTTATGCTCGGCTCCATTTTGATTTCTCACGTTTATGTGTACCTAAGATATTTCTAA
- the arsD gene encoding arsenite efflux transporter metallochaperone ArsD has translation MKKITFFEPAMCCSTGVCGPSVNSELLRISVMLDLLSKQGVTVERFNLSTVPQAFVDNKEVGKLLQEKGVEALPAIYVNDELKQTGSYPTTAEVAAWFGLQESVLQPAKRKFVSSCCGGKGGCC, from the coding sequence ATGAAAAAAATCACTTTTTTTGAACCGGCCATGTGTTGTTCTACTGGTGTTTGCGGTCCTAGCGTAAATTCTGAATTACTGCGGATATCTGTTATGCTGGATTTACTGTCTAAGCAGGGCGTAACGGTGGAGCGTTTTAATCTTTCCACAGTACCGCAAGCGTTTGTTGATAACAAAGAGGTTGGTAAATTACTGCAAGAAAAAGGCGTGGAAGCTTTACCGGCAATTTATGTTAACGATGAATTGAAGCAAACTGGAAGTTATCCTACAACGGCAGAAGTCGCTGCTTGGTTTGGGCTGCAAGAAAGTGTTTTGCAGCCAGCTAAACGGAAATTTGTTTCATCGTGCTGTGGCGGAAAGGGAGGCTGCTGCTAA
- a CDS encoding amidohydrolase, producing the protein MLLEERLPQKYVLLHGNIITMDDNNPKAQAMAVNSGQIIRVGSSADMDSFLEQGWSYCDLEGKTVVPGFIDCHSHLDLTGIMHIGYQVTNASTVQELITMIRNVAATVPEGESILFFGLDETKLKERRVPTRDDLDQASTKHSIIVVHYTWHQTFINSKAIELFQVTPEKEGTLVYNGEVTGVLKDPVAFEINSAVIRKIPEERIENGIFQVVNEALQHGLTTIHTMQGAMGLDKLTEMMVRLQEKLPVHLLFWEQSDDVESAIKNKLLRIGGCGSMQADGEVGSNTAAIFEGKSERLVHRGLLNYSQEHWDRLVLEVHKNRLQFAAHAEGEAGIEAVLSALERAQRVYKRPNSRHRIEHMELPTLTQLKRMAKLDVLASMQPAFANVAQEEFEKLTEQYGERRMRFFNPMRSVRDLGVKLVGGSDSPVTPYDPLWGMHCALNHPVKEERLSVQEVLRMFTICAAYSGFEENKKGTIEEKKLADVVILSKDPFRVDPEQFWQSVKVSAVLVKEKLYRVNSSEKKVFEKRIKH; encoded by the coding sequence ATGCTTTTAGAAGAAAGATTACCCCAAAAGTATGTGTTGCTTCATGGGAATATTATTACCATGGATGATAATAATCCCAAAGCACAGGCAATGGCGGTAAATAGCGGCCAAATTATTCGCGTTGGTTCGTCGGCTGATATGGACTCATTTCTCGAACAAGGGTGGTCGTATTGTGATCTAGAAGGGAAAACTGTTGTTCCAGGGTTTATAGACTGTCATAGCCATTTGGATCTTACTGGAATTATGCATATTGGGTATCAGGTGACTAATGCTTCGACAGTGCAGGAACTGATAACAATGATTCGAAATGTAGCGGCTACCGTGCCGGAGGGAGAGAGTATTCTCTTTTTTGGTTTAGACGAAACAAAACTTAAAGAAAGACGAGTTCCGACTAGAGACGATTTAGATCAAGCATCGACGAAGCATTCGATTATTGTAGTGCATTATACCTGGCATCAAACGTTTATAAATTCAAAGGCAATTGAGCTGTTTCAAGTTACTCCAGAGAAGGAAGGAACGCTTGTTTATAATGGTGAGGTAACTGGAGTTCTCAAAGATCCTGTGGCGTTTGAGATAAATAGCGCTGTCATTAGAAAAATTCCAGAAGAAAGAATTGAAAATGGAATTTTTCAAGTGGTGAATGAGGCATTGCAGCATGGCCTTACAACGATTCATACCATGCAAGGAGCAATGGGCCTAGATAAGTTAACTGAAATGATGGTTCGCCTGCAAGAGAAATTGCCTGTTCACTTGTTGTTTTGGGAGCAATCTGATGACGTTGAAAGCGCCATAAAGAACAAGTTGCTACGAATTGGCGGTTGTGGTTCTATGCAAGCAGACGGGGAGGTTGGCAGTAATACCGCAGCTATATTTGAAGGTAAATCAGAGAGGTTAGTACACAGAGGCTTATTAAATTATTCGCAGGAACATTGGGATCGCCTAGTTTTAGAAGTGCATAAAAACCGTTTGCAATTCGCGGCTCATGCAGAAGGTGAAGCAGGAATTGAAGCGGTGTTGAGTGCGTTGGAAAGAGCACAAAGAGTATATAAAAGACCGAACAGTCGACATCGAATTGAGCATATGGAATTACCTACATTGACGCAATTGAAGCGTATGGCAAAACTTGATGTTCTCGCGTCTATGCAGCCAGCCTTTGCCAACGTTGCGCAAGAAGAATTTGAGAAACTTACTGAACAGTATGGTGAAAGACGTATGCGATTTTTTAATCCGATGCGAAGCGTTAGGGATCTTGGTGTTAAACTAGTTGGCGGTTCTGATAGCCCGGTGACTCCCTATGATCCGTTATGGGGAATGCATTGTGCGTTAAACCATCCCGTAAAGGAAGAACGACTGTCGGTGCAGGAAGTTTTAAGGATGTTTACTATTTGTGCGGCCTATAGTGGATTTGAAGAAAATAAAAAAGGTACTATTGAAGAAAAGAAGCTAGCCGACGTAGTGATTTTATCCAAGGATCCATTTCGCGTTGATCCCGAACAATTTTGGCAGTCTGTTAAAGTCAGTGCTGTTTTAGTAAAAGAAAAACTGTACCGTGTAAATAGCTCTGAAAAGAAAGTGTTTGAGAAACGGATAAAACACTGA
- a CDS encoding FAD-dependent oxidoreductase, with the protein MKLVIIGGVAAGTSAAAKARRNDETAEIKIFDQDEDMSYSVCGLPYYIGTEVETREQLVPRNAAFFKKKYNVDVYMGHQVVAIDPERKELTVKNLKSQEINEEHYDKLILATGATVLTPEIPGIDKENVFCLRNVISADRIRDYVLSKKPKKAVVVGSGFIGLEMAENLKDRGIDVTIVEMANQVLPALDSDMAVYVETLLQEWNLSVITGETVISFDGAVKVDEVVLQSGKRIKTEIVIMAAGVRPNVSLAKAAGITLGSTGAIQVDTKMQTNIPGIYACGDCAESYSLLTEKPMYRPMGSTANKMGRIAGDQVTGGTLEFRGILGTGIVKVFDLSVAYTGMSEKQALTEGYSIATCHNIKPDKPEYFHGKEMVIKGVADEKSGRLLGVQIVGKSGVDKRMDVFVTAMSFGAQVEDLFHLDLAYAPPFSTTKDPVLYTGMILDNAISRGRKLITSEELMYKQQSGAEVIVIDARDTEQYEKSHVEGAINIPLEKLREAAKTLDKSKSIVTYCNKGVTGNAAQNILLNSGFKDVYNLSGGHKQYWKTKK; encoded by the coding sequence ATGAAGCTAGTGATTATTGGAGGCGTGGCAGCCGGAACATCGGCTGCGGCTAAAGCCAGAAGAAATGATGAAACGGCGGAAATTAAGATATTCGACCAAGATGAAGATATGTCTTACTCTGTATGCGGATTGCCGTATTATATTGGAACCGAAGTGGAGACAAGAGAGCAGTTAGTGCCAAGGAATGCGGCATTTTTCAAGAAAAAATATAATGTGGATGTATATATGGGGCATCAAGTAGTAGCCATTGATCCTGAGCGAAAAGAGCTCACTGTGAAGAACTTAAAATCACAGGAAATTAATGAAGAACACTATGACAAATTAATTTTGGCGACTGGCGCTACGGTTCTAACTCCGGAAATTCCTGGTATTGATAAGGAAAATGTATTTTGTCTTCGCAACGTTATAAGCGCTGATCGCATTAGAGACTATGTACTAAGCAAAAAGCCTAAAAAAGCAGTGGTCGTTGGTTCGGGATTTATTGGTCTTGAAATGGCTGAAAATCTAAAGGATAGAGGAATTGACGTCACCATTGTAGAAATGGCCAACCAGGTGCTGCCTGCTTTGGATTCGGACATGGCAGTCTATGTAGAGACGTTGTTGCAAGAGTGGAATTTGTCGGTTATTACTGGTGAGACAGTGATTTCTTTTGATGGGGCCGTGAAGGTAGACGAAGTGGTATTGCAAAGTGGCAAGAGAATTAAGACAGAGATAGTGATTATGGCAGCAGGGGTGCGCCCTAATGTTTCCTTGGCGAAAGCAGCCGGTATTACGCTTGGAAGTACTGGCGCTATTCAAGTGGACACAAAAATGCAAACAAATATTCCTGGAATTTATGCATGTGGTGATTGTGCAGAGAGCTATTCTTTATTAACGGAAAAACCAATGTATCGCCCAATGGGGTCGACTGCTAACAAGATGGGGCGTATTGCTGGGGATCAAGTTACGGGAGGAACGTTAGAGTTTCGTGGTATTCTGGGGACCGGTATAGTAAAAGTGTTTGATTTGAGCGTAGCTTATACCGGTATGAGTGAGAAGCAAGCTTTAACAGAAGGATATTCTATTGCAACATGTCATAATATAAAACCGGATAAACCCGAATATTTTCATGGAAAAGAAATGGTCATTAAAGGCGTCGCTGACGAAAAAAGTGGTAGATTATTGGGCGTTCAAATTGTGGGGAAATCTGGTGTCGACAAGCGAATGGATGTCTTTGTGACTGCCATGAGCTTTGGAGCGCAAGTGGAAGACTTGTTTCACCTGGATTTAGCCTATGCGCCGCCTTTTTCTACGACGAAAGATCCTGTTTTATATACCGGTATGATTTTGGATAACGCCATTTCCCGGGGACGAAAGCTGATAACTAGTGAAGAATTGATGTACAAACAGCAAAGCGGCGCGGAAGTTATCGTGATTGATGCTAGAGATACAGAACAATATGAAAAATCCCATGTAGAAGGGGCGATAAATATACCTCTAGAAAAGCTGCGAGAGGCGGCCAAAACACTTGATAAGTCCAAGTCGATTGTGACCTATTGCAACAAGGGGGTTACTGGTAATGCAGCGCAGAATATATTGCTAAACTCTGGCTTTAAGGATGTGTATAATTTATCAGGCGGGCATAAGCAGTATTGGAAAACTAAAAAATAA
- a CDS encoding ferredoxin family protein — protein sequence MSKEWYPIINYEKCRECGICVEMCRNQVYDKERMPKPVVVNPEMCCQGCHGCGNKCSQGAITYWGDTSGWNPPNTV from the coding sequence ATGTCTAAGGAATGGTATCCGATAATCAATTATGAAAAATGCAGGGAGTGCGGTATTTGCGTGGAAATGTGCCGCAATCAAGTCTATGATAAGGAACGAATGCCTAAGCCTGTTGTGGTTAATCCGGAAATGTGTTGTCAGGGATGCCATGGATGTGGGAATAAATGTTCGCAGGGGGCTATTACGTATTGGGGAGATACTTCAGGGTGGAATCCTCCTAATACTGTATGA
- a CDS encoding sulfite exporter TauE/SafE family protein, producing the protein MEIMIMGLFVLAILSGMLGLGVAFAAVPFLSFFMQDLVHQVQPISLLLNGVTALFAVAGFASSGYVRWKKAITLAAVTTLFAPLGSWLVQFVSQNYIWYIYLLAVSFLVYRLFRKAQAATEKENFRLVLLLAIPISILSGFLGVGPGFLLMPTLIILGFQAKQAAGINAFAVTPPSFSALIPHWQTAQFDTEIMAYLLVAGAIGSFIGAKVTSIFLPGERLKQLFGILIVAMTGYKVYRFICG; encoded by the coding sequence ATGGAAATCATGATTATGGGACTATTTGTATTAGCGATTCTTTCCGGTATGCTGGGGCTGGGGGTTGCTTTTGCAGCAGTGCCATTTCTAAGCTTTTTCATGCAAGATTTAGTGCATCAGGTACAACCCATCAGTTTACTTCTTAATGGTGTGACGGCGTTATTTGCGGTTGCCGGTTTTGCCAGTAGCGGATATGTGCGTTGGAAAAAGGCGATCACTTTGGCTGCGGTGACCACTTTATTTGCCCCTCTTGGATCCTGGTTAGTTCAGTTCGTGTCACAAAACTATATTTGGTATATATATTTGCTTGCCGTTTCTTTTTTGGTATACCGACTGTTTCGTAAAGCGCAAGCTGCAACAGAGAAAGAGAACTTTCGGTTAGTGTTGCTTTTAGCGATCCCCATTTCCATCTTAAGTGGCTTTTTGGGAGTTGGACCTGGATTTTTATTGATGCCTACTCTTATTATCCTTGGTTTTCAGGCAAAACAAGCAGCAGGTATCAATGCATTTGCAGTAACTCCGCCTTCGTTTTCGGCATTAATTCCACACTGGCAGACTGCACAATTTGATACAGAGATTATGGCTTATCTCCTCGTAGCTGGGGCCATTGGCTCTTTTATCGGAGCAAAAGTTACTAGTATCTTTTTGCCAGGAGAACGTTTAAAGCAACTCTTCGGGATTCTAATTGTTGCCATGACAGGATACAAAGTGTATCGCTTTATATGCGGCTGA
- a CDS encoding permease has protein sequence MSEKQKLLLLVGAFLFAYWLPMDHPRVQGAVVEGFAMLGDYAREHVLLCLVPALFIAGAVSVFVRQDAVMRYLGAGAPKTMAYGVASVSGAILAVCSCTVLPLFAGIFKRGAGLGPAVAFLYSGPGINILAIAMTARVLGPDLGVARAVGAISFSLIAGLLMAMIFRSSEEKRQEVFADAEVGELPRQLWQEIVYFGAMIGFLIFANWAKPMGDMGFAMAVYQVKWWLSGAFLALTLYTSFAWFSTEERKDWLESTWTFTKQIIPLLLGGVLLAGFLLGRPGLDAGIIPDHYIADLVGGNSLGANFFAAISGAFMYFATLTEVPILQGLIGSGMGKGPALSLLLAGPALSLPAMIVLRQIMGTKMMVTYVSIVVALSTIVGYVFGMM, from the coding sequence ATGTCGGAAAAACAAAAGTTACTATTATTAGTGGGGGCGTTTTTATTTGCCTATTGGCTGCCGATGGATCATCCCCGTGTGCAAGGGGCCGTAGTAGAAGGATTTGCCATGTTAGGAGACTATGCAAGAGAACACGTCCTTTTGTGCTTAGTACCCGCACTCTTCATTGCTGGGGCGGTATCCGTCTTTGTGCGCCAGGATGCGGTTATGCGTTATTTGGGGGCGGGTGCGCCGAAAACGATGGCCTATGGAGTCGCGTCGGTGTCCGGGGCGATTTTAGCGGTCTGCTCTTGTACGGTATTGCCTTTGTTTGCGGGCATTTTTAAACGCGGGGCTGGCCTTGGGCCTGCGGTTGCTTTCTTGTATTCCGGCCCGGGGATTAACATTTTGGCGATTGCCATGACGGCTCGAGTATTAGGCCCTGATTTGGGTGTCGCCAGGGCGGTTGGCGCTATCTCATTTTCCTTGATTGCGGGACTTTTGATGGCGATGATTTTTCGCAGCTCAGAAGAAAAACGGCAGGAAGTATTTGCCGATGCGGAAGTGGGAGAGTTGCCACGGCAGCTGTGGCAGGAAATCGTCTATTTTGGGGCGATGATTGGCTTTTTGATTTTTGCCAACTGGGCAAAGCCCATGGGCGATATGGGCTTTGCGATGGCCGTGTATCAAGTTAAGTGGTGGTTGTCTGGCGCTTTCTTGGCGCTTACCTTGTATACTTCGTTTGCCTGGTTTTCTACGGAAGAACGGAAAGATTGGCTGGAAAGCACCTGGACCTTCACTAAGCAAATTATCCCCCTTCTTTTGGGCGGCGTGTTGCTAGCTGGATTTCTACTGGGGCGTCCCGGCCTTGACGCAGGGATTATTCCGGATCATTATATAGCGGATCTTGTTGGCGGCAACAGTCTGGGAGCGAATTTCTTTGCGGCGATTTCCGGAGCCTTTATGTATTTTGCCACGCTGACGGAAGTGCCAATTCTGCAAGGGTTAATTGGTTCGGGTATGGGTAAGGGGCCTGCGCTATCCCTTCTTTTGGCCGGACCGGCGCTTAGCTTGCCTGCCATGATCGTGTTGCGCCAGATTATGGGTACGAAAATGATGGTGACCTATGTGAGTATAGTAGTTGCTCTTTCGACAATTGTCGGGTATGTGTTTGGCATGATGTAA